A region of Aliivibrio fischeri DNA encodes the following proteins:
- a CDS encoding SLC13 family permease, which yields MRQYMKYLIPTIIPLIILLMPLSAFPFEGMTIIQQRVIAIFLLAALCWVFEPIPIYATSVVIIVLELLMVSNKGFFLFKMNQDSPQFGELLNYSDIMATFASPIIMLFLGGFFLAMAATKYRLDVNLARVLLKPFGSDPKFVMLGLMLITGIFSMFMSNTATTAMMLSILTPVIAVFGPKDPGRVAFALCIPIAANIGGIGTPIGTPPNAIALKYLVGDNLITFGEWMVFGVPFVIVMMALAWFLINYLYPAKQTSMNLNIKGKFLKTPKAITVYITFAGTILLWLMGSSHGMNSYTVALIPVAIFSITGIINKEDLKKISWDVLWLVSGGIALGLALDKTGLAKLVVHSIPFDSYSPYVVLFGAAFLCLLMANFMSHTATANLLMPIMAALGTSMSSLTPLGGELTLILIVTFAASLGMSLPISTPPNALAHATGNVESSQMAKTGVILGIVGVLLSFVMVWVLHSVGHIG from the coding sequence ATGCGTCAATACATGAAGTATTTAATCCCAACAATTATTCCTCTCATCATTTTATTGATGCCTTTGTCAGCCTTTCCATTTGAAGGCATGACCATAATCCAACAGCGTGTTATTGCTATATTTTTATTAGCAGCGCTATGTTGGGTATTTGAACCGATCCCAATTTATGCCACTTCGGTTGTGATCATCGTTTTAGAATTATTAATGGTATCAAATAAAGGTTTTTTCTTATTTAAGATGAACCAAGATTCACCTCAATTTGGTGAGTTGTTGAATTACAGCGACATCATGGCGACGTTTGCAAGCCCAATCATTATGCTGTTTTTAGGTGGTTTCTTTCTCGCAATGGCGGCAACGAAATACCGTTTAGACGTTAACTTAGCACGTGTATTACTAAAGCCGTTTGGCAGTGATCCTAAATTCGTAATGTTAGGCTTAATGCTGATCACTGGTATTTTCTCAATGTTCATGTCAAATACGGCGACAACGGCGATGATGCTATCTATCTTAACACCTGTTATTGCTGTATTTGGTCCTAAAGATCCAGGTCGTGTTGCTTTTGCCTTGTGTATTCCTATTGCAGCGAACATTGGTGGTATTGGTACACCAATTGGTACTCCTCCTAATGCAATCGCACTTAAATATTTAGTAGGTGATAATTTAATTACGTTTGGTGAATGGATGGTCTTTGGTGTGCCATTTGTTATTGTGATGATGGCGTTAGCATGGTTTTTAATTAACTATTTGTATCCTGCTAAACAAACATCCATGAACTTAAATATTAAAGGCAAATTCTTAAAAACGCCGAAAGCCATTACGGTTTATATCACGTTTGCAGGGACGATTTTGTTATGGTTGATGGGATCAAGCCATGGCATGAATTCGTATACAGTTGCTTTAATTCCTGTAGCCATATTTTCTATTACAGGGATCATAAACAAAGAAGATCTTAAGAAGATCTCATGGGATGTGTTATGGCTAGTTTCTGGTGGTATCGCTCTAGGGCTTGCATTAGATAAAACGGGGTTAGCGAAACTGGTTGTTCATAGTATTCCTTTTGACTCTTATTCTCCTTATGTTGTGCTATTTGGTGCTGCGTTCTTGTGTTTATTAATGGCAAACTTTATGTCGCACACTGCAACAGCAAACTTATTAATGCCAATTATGGCAGCTCTTGGTACTTCAATGAGCTCGTTAACTCCGCTCGGTGGCGAACTTACGCTAATCTTAATTGTGACTTTTGCTGCATCTTTAGGTATGTCTTTACCTATCAGTACACCACCTAATGCGTTAGCTCACGCAACAGGAAATGTAGAAAGCAGTCAAATGGCGAAAACCGGTGTTATTTTAGGGATTGTCGGGGTTTTATTAAGTTTTGTTATGGTGTGGGTTCTTCATTCAGTAGGTCATATTGGATAG
- a CDS encoding ATP-binding protein, protein MNQEKLQRLIGAYFSQPERRVTLPAGETLLEQGEDNDRLYYVCSGELEGFYQEEHSEAQVKVFSAGEGAFIGVHSFFSETLIASSTVITKTETELGWIDSKTTAIDLDRYGPLTAQFTPIIVNELSRRQRRAMHESIEKEKALQKLYTAEQMTTLGQLAAGIAHELNNAVGVLSSKTERLQSIILELLEEIHPEASSFVDQGLMFGQNISSAEVRKRGRELEVTYGIERDTARELARAVPEGELSKYWLKSPEQAVRYWNIGRDLHDMRLAARHSVGIVRSVKQLGRTDIDTDEVLDVNDSINKALVLLQSDLRRVSVHLSPAAMPMVRASATELVQIWANIIKNASDAMKHTQEPEIEISTRVSNRFVLVTIANNGPEIDEATRRKIFRPNFTTKKGGLSFGLGLGLAIVKRIISGYGGSIAVKSNQEKTIFRIKLPVEDSHGKT, encoded by the coding sequence ATGAATCAAGAAAAATTACAGCGATTAATTGGAGCGTATTTTTCTCAACCTGAGCGTCGGGTGACGCTTCCTGCTGGTGAAACACTACTTGAGCAAGGAGAAGATAATGATCGTTTGTATTATGTCTGCTCTGGTGAACTTGAAGGGTTTTATCAAGAAGAACATAGCGAAGCGCAAGTCAAAGTATTCAGTGCAGGAGAAGGGGCATTCATTGGCGTTCACAGTTTTTTCTCTGAAACCTTAATTGCGTCGTCGACGGTTATTACTAAAACAGAAACTGAATTAGGGTGGATTGACTCTAAAACAACGGCCATTGATTTGGATAGATATGGTCCTTTAACAGCGCAATTTACTCCAATTATTGTTAATGAGCTTTCACGTCGCCAGCGACGAGCAATGCATGAATCTATAGAAAAAGAGAAAGCGTTACAAAAGTTATATACCGCAGAGCAAATGACAACGTTAGGGCAACTTGCCGCAGGTATTGCTCATGAGTTGAATAATGCTGTTGGGGTATTGAGTAGTAAAACCGAAAGACTTCAAAGTATTATTTTAGAACTACTCGAAGAGATTCATCCCGAAGCGAGCAGTTTTGTTGACCAAGGTTTAATGTTTGGACAAAACATCAGTTCAGCGGAGGTGAGAAAACGCGGACGTGAATTGGAAGTGACTTATGGTATTGAAAGAGATACTGCAAGAGAACTCGCTCGTGCGGTTCCTGAAGGAGAACTTTCAAAGTATTGGTTAAAAAGCCCAGAGCAAGCGGTGCGGTATTGGAATATAGGACGAGACCTTCACGATATGCGTCTTGCTGCAAGGCACTCGGTTGGGATTGTTCGTTCCGTTAAGCAACTAGGACGCACTGATATTGATACCGATGAAGTCTTAGACGTTAACGACAGCATAAATAAAGCTCTTGTGTTATTGCAAAGTGATTTACGACGAGTATCGGTTCATTTAAGTCCTGCAGCAATGCCTATGGTAAGAGCATCGGCTACTGAGCTCGTCCAAATTTGGGCAAACATAATTAAGAATGCCAGTGATGCCATGAAGCATACACAGGAACCGGAAATTGAAATATCAACTCGGGTATCGAATCGATTTGTTTTGGTTACGATTGCTAATAATGGCCCTGAGATTGATGAAGCGACAAGAAGAAAAATTTTCAGACCAAACTTTACCACTAAAAAAGGTGGGCTTTCGTTTGGCTTAGGGCTTGGTTTGGCTATAGTTAAACGAATTATCAGTGGGTATGGTGGTTCGATAGCGGTGAAAAGTAACCAAGAGAAAACCATTTTTAGAATTAAACTACCTGTCGAGGACAGTCATGGAAAAACTTAA
- a CDS encoding response regulator — MEKLNLICVDDQREVLSAVLQDLAPLKTWVNIEECESADEALDLLDELDSEGGYIALVISDHIMPGKNGVELLTDVSHDYRFLRTKKVLLTGQATHQDTITAINRARIESYIEKPWNASELLALATRLITEYIFDKGLEYTDYQEHLDQQVVLDRLR, encoded by the coding sequence ATGGAAAAACTTAATCTGATTTGTGTGGACGACCAAAGAGAAGTTCTGAGTGCCGTTTTACAAGATTTGGCACCACTTAAAACTTGGGTGAATATTGAAGAGTGCGAGTCTGCGGATGAAGCATTAGATCTATTGGATGAATTAGATAGTGAAGGCGGCTATATCGCTCTTGTGATTTCTGACCATATTATGCCGGGTAAAAATGGTGTTGAGTTATTAACGGATGTATCTCATGACTACCGTTTTTTGAGAACCAAAAAAGTATTATTAACTGGGCAAGCGACTCATCAAGATACTATTACTGCGATTAATCGAGCACGTATTGAAAGTTATATTGAAAAACCGTGGAATGCGAGTGAATTACTAGCACTCGCTACAAGACTTATCACTGAATACATTTTTGATAAAGGGTTGGAATATACGGATTATCAAGAACATTTAGATCAACAAGTCGTGCTAGATAGATTACGATAG